Below is a window of Geomonas oryzisoli DNA.
CAGGATGTCCTCGGCTTCCTTGACCACCTCGCGGATCTCCTTGATGCCGCTCATGATGGCCGAGAAGAAGATGAAGTGGCTCTTGGTGGCGCCCGCGATGATGCGGGCCAGGGTGGTCTTGCCGGAGCCCGGAGGGCCCCAGAAGATGAGGGAGGTGACCCGGTCGGTTTCGATCAGGCTTCTCAGGAGCTTCCCTTCGCCCAGAAGGTGCCCCTGTCCCAGGTACTCGGAGATGGTGCGGGGCCGCATGCGTTCGGCAAGCGGCGCGAATCGTTCGTCAGTTCCGTTGAAAAGATCCAATCAATGCCTCTGCAGTTCCACGGCTCCCGGGAGGATGTCCACCGGCTTGATGCCCCAGATTTCACGGGCGTACTGGTCGATGGTCCTGTCGCTGGAGAACTTGCCCATGCCGGCGCAGTTGAGTATCGCGCGCCGCGCCCACTCTTCGGGATTTTTGAACAGTTCGGCGACCTTTTCGTGGCAGGCGACGTAGGAGGCGTAGTCGGCCAGGAGCATGTAGTGGTCCCCCAGGTTCAAAAGCGAGTCGGTGAGCGGGGTGAACAGTTCGGGAGCCCAGGGGGAGAAGAAGCCGGAGGCGATCATGTCCAGTACCCGCTTCAGTTCCCGGTTGCCGTTGTAGTATTCCCGCGGATTGTAGCCGCGCGCACGCAGCTGCGACACCTCGGCCGCGGTCATGCCGAAGATGAAGATGTTGTCGCGACCGACCTCTTCCATGATCTCGATGTTGGCGCCGTCCAGGGTCCCGATGGTGAGGGCGCCGTTCAGGGCGAACTTCATGTTGCCGGTGCCGGAAGCCTCGGTCCCGGCGGTGGAGATCTGTTCGGAGAGGTCGGAGGCGGGGAAGATTTTTTCCGCCAGCGAGACGCTGTAGTTGGCCAGGAAGACCACCTTGATCCGTCCCGCCACGTCGGGATCGTGGTTCACCACGGCGGCCACGGCGTTGATGAGCCGGATGATCAGTTTGGCGGCTGCATAGGCAGGCGCCGCCTTGCCCGCGAAGATGAAGGTGCGCGGCACCACCTTCGCGGCCGGGTTGTCCTTGATCCGGTTGAAGAGGGTGACGATGTGCAGGACGTTCAGGAGCTGCCGCTTGTACTCGTGCAGCCGCTTAACCTGGACGTCGAAGAGCGAGTCCGGGTCGACGTCGAGGTCGTTGTGCTGCTTGATGTAGCGGCAAAGCGACTCCTTGTTGCCGTGCTTGACCTGCCGCCAGCGACCGATGAACTCCGGGTCGGATGCGATGGCGGAGAGCTTCTCCAGCTCGTACAGGTTGGTGGTCCAGGCCCCGCCGATGTACTCGTCGATCAACGCGGAGAGGGTGGGGTTGGACATCTTGAGCCAGCGCCTCTGGGTGATGCCGTTGGTCTTGTTGTTGAAGCGCTCCGGGTACATCTCGTAGAAATCGCGGAACAGCTCGTTCTTGAGGATCTCGGTGTGCAGCGCCGCGACGCCGTTCACGGAATGGCTCCCCACGATGGCGAGGTGCGCCATGCGGATTTTTCGTTCCCAGTGCTCCTCGACGATGGACATCCGGGACAGGCGGTCGGGCTCATCGGGGAAGCGCTCCCGGATCTCTTTCAGGAAGCGCTCGTTGATTTCGTAGATGATCTGCAGGTGCCTGGGCAGGATCTGCTCGAAGAACCAGACCGGCCACTGCTCCAGCGCCTCGGGAAGGATGGTGTGGTTGGTGTAGGCGAAGGTCTTCTTGGTGATCTCCCATGCCTCCTCCCACTCGACCCCTTGCACGTCGATGAGCACGCGCATCAGTTCGGGGATGGCGAGGGTGGGGTGGGTGTCGTTCAACTGGATGGCCACCTTGTCCGGCAACAGCCGCATGTCCTGGTGCTTCTTCTTGAAACGGTAGATGACGTCGTGCACGGTGGCCGAGGCGAGGAAGTACTCCTGCTTGAAGCGCAGTTCCTTCCCCTCCACCACGTTGTCGGCGGGATAGAGCACCTTGGAGATGGTCTCCGACTGCATCTTCTTCTCCACCGCGCGGATGTAGTTCCCCTCGTTGAAGAACTTGAGGTCGAATTCGCGGCTGGACTTGGCGCTCCAGAGCCTGAGCGTGTTGACGCTGTGGGTCTGGTAGCCCGGGATCGGGGTGTCGTAGGCCATGGCCATGACGTCGTCCGTGTCCACCCACTCGCGCACCAGCTTGCCGTTGGCGTCGAAGGTCGAGATGACCCGGCCGTAGAATTTCACCGTGTGCAGGTGCTCCTGCCGGTCCAGTTCCCAGGGATTGCGGTAGCGCAGCCAGTTGTCCGGTATCTCCACCTGGGCGCCGTCGATGATGTGCTGGCGGAAGATGCCGTACTCGTAGCGGATGCCGTAGCCGTAGGCGGGGATGGACATGGTGGCCATGGAGTCGAGGAAGCAGGCGGCGAGCCTCCCCAGGCCGCCGTTGCCGAGGCCCGCATCCTGCTCCTCGTTGACGATCTGGTCGAAATCGTTGCCAAGCGAGGTGATGGCGTCCTTGAAGTCTTCCCACAGCCCCAGGTTGATCAGGCTGTTGCTGAGGGTTCTCCCCATCAGGAACTCCATGGACATGTAGTAGACTCTCTTGTTGTCGGAGTTGTAGTACGCTTGCTGAGTGTCGAGCCAACGCTCAACCAGATGATCGCGCACGGCATAGGCGAGGGCGTTGAATCTGTCATAAGCTGTGGCCGAGTATTTATCCTTTCCCAGTGTGTATTCGAGATGTTCGAGAAAGGACTTGATAATGAGCATCTGCTCGTCAAGCTCTTCGTTCACGCCTATCTGCTCTTCGGTCATGAGTCACCCTGCATCTGCACGTAGTTATTGTGGGAAAGTCTCTGCGGGACTACTTGGGGTGCGCCAGTTTTCCGTTGGACATGATACACCAACTGTGCTAGTAAATCCTAGATTACAGTACAAGTAAAGGGCTCGTGATGAAAAAAATCGCCATTTTCGCGAAAGTGCACGATCCGCGTTGCCTGGGGGTTGCCGAAGAGCTGATCGAGTGGCTGGCGGCACGGGGTGTTACCGCTCACGTCGAGGAACACCTCTCCCGGAGGCTGCGGCGTACCACGCTCGCCGAGAGTTCGGAGAGCTCCGAGATCGCTCGCGACGCAGACCTCGTGGTGGTGCTTGGCGGCGACGGCACCCTAATCGCCGCCGCGCGCCTGATCGGCGAGTGCGATGTCCCGATCCTGGCGGTCAACCTGGGGAGCCTCGGGTTCCTCACCGAGATCACCCTGGACGAGCTCTACCCGTCCATGGAGCGCTGCCTGGCCGGCGACTTCGAGACGACCGAGCGTATGATGCTTTTGGCGAGCGTCGAGCGTGCCGGCGAAGTGGTAGAGCTGCATCGCGTGCTGAACGACGTCGTCATCAACAAGGGGGCCCTGGCCAGGATCATCGACATGGAAACCTCGGTGACCGGGCGCTACCTGACCACCTTCAAGGCTGACGGCCTGATCATATCGACCCCGACCGGCTCGACCGGCTATTCACTGTCCGCCAACGGCCCGATCCTGCACCCCGAGCTGGAGTGCATCTCGATCACCCCGATCTGCCCGCACACCCTGACCAACCGTCCGCTGGTGGTGGACGCGCAGGCCCAGATCGCTATCAAGCTGAACTATGCCCCGGACGAGTCCGTGTTCCTCACCCTGGACGGGCAGGTTGGGATGAAGCTTCTCTCCGGCGACGTGGTGCAGATCCGGAAGGCCCCCCACGTGACCCGCCTGATCCAGTCCCGCAGCAAGGACTACTTCGAGGTGCTCCGCACCAAGCTCAAATGGGGTGAACGCTAAGTGCTCAGAGAGCTCCAGATAACCAACCTCGCCATCATCGACAAGCTGCACGTGGAGTTCAGCCCCGGGCTCAACATCCTCACCGGCGAGACCGGCGCGGGTAAGTCAATCATCATCGACGCGGTGAACCTGATCCTGGGGGGGCGCGGCAGCGCCGACCTGATCCGCTCCGGCGCCAAGGAGGCCTCGGTGGAGGCCGTGTTCGACCTCTCCGGGCGCGGCGCCCTGCTTGAGGCGCTTGCGACCGCGGGGATCGAGTGCGACGGCGAGCTCCTGGTGCGGCGGGTGGTGGCTCCCGGCGGCAAGAGCCGCGTTTTCATCGGCGGCGGACTCGCCACCACCTCGCTTCTCTCCGAGATCTGCCGCAACCTGATCAACATCTACGGCCAGCACGACGCGCAGAGCCTTTTGAAGACCGAGCAGCACCTGCTCCTCCTGGACGGCTATTCTGGTGCCCTTCCGCTGCGCGCCGAATTCGCCGCGCGTTACGAACAGTGCCAGGCCGCCAAACACGAACTGCAGGCGCTGGAAGCGGGAGAGCGCGAGGCGGCGCGCCGGCTCGACCTTCTCTCCTTCCAGAGTAACGAGATCGCCGAGGCGAAGCTCGCTCCGGGCGAAGAGGAGGAGCTGGCCGAGGACCGCACCCGGCTGGCCCACAGCGAGAAACTGATGGGCGCATCGCAGGGCGCTTTCGACGCCCTCTACGGCGGCGAGGCAACCCTCCTGGGGAGTCTCGCCGGCATCATAGCCGGGGTCGCCGACGCAGGGCGCATCGATCCGGCGCTGGTTCCGGTCACCGAGGCGCTCGAGGCGGCCTACGCCCAGCTCGAAGACGCCTCCCTCACCCTGCGCGACTACGCCGCCCGCGTCGAGTCCGACCCGGCCCGGCTGGAGGAAATCGAGGACCGGCTCGACGCTATCGGGCGCCTCAAGAAGAAGTACGGCGCCAGCATCGAGGAGATCCTGGAGTACCAGCGCCAGGTGGACCAGGAGCTGTCGGTGCTCTCTGACATCGAAGGAACCCGCAGCGGCCTGCAGGCGCGTATCGCGCAACTGGAGCAGGAACTCGCCACCTTGGGCGCGAAGCTCAGTGAGACGCGGCAGGACGGTGCCGAAAGGCTCAAGGAAGGGATGGAGCGCGAGCTCTCGGAACTGGCCATGAAGCATGCAGTCTTCGAGACCTCCTTCGAGAAGAGCGCCGAGGCGAAGAGCTACGGTTTCGAGCGCGCGGAATTCCTCTTCTCCCCGAACCCCGGCGAGCCCCCGAAACCGCTGGCGAAGATCGCCTCCGGCGGCGAGCTCTCCCGGCTCATGCTGGCGCTGAAGCAGCTGCACCCCGACTCCGAGGTTCCCACCCTCATCTTCGACGAGGTGGACACCGGCATCGGCGGGGCCACGTCCGCGCTGGTTGGGGAGAAACTGAAACGGGTGGCCCGCGAGCAGCAGGTGCTGGCCATCACCCACCTGCCGCAGGTTGCCGCCTTCGCGGACCAGCACCTGAAGGTCGAGAAGAAGGTGGCCGACGGCAGAACCGCCACCGGCGTTGAGCTCCTGGAAGGGGAGGGACGGGTGGCCGAGGTGGCGCGCATGCTTTCCGGTGCGCGCGTCACCGAAAAGACCCTGGAGCATGCCAGGGAGTTGATTCAGGAGGCAGTGAGATGATCAGAAAGGCCAGGATTGGCGACGTAAAGGACATTCAGAAACTTTTGACCAACTTCGCGAGCCGCGGCGAGATGCTCTCCCGCTCGCTTTCCGAGCTGTACGAGGCGTTGCGCGACTTCTATGTTTTCGAGGAGGACGGGCAGCTGCTCGGCACCTCCGCGCTGCACATCGTCTGGGACGACCTGGCCGAGGTGCGTTCCGTGGCCGTCGCCGAGAGCGCCGGTCGGCGTGGCATCGGCAGCCAGGTGGTGGGCGCCTGCATCGAAGAGGCGCGTGCGCTCGGGCTCAAGAAGCTTTTCTGCCTCACCTACAAACCCGATTTCTTCGCCAAATTCGGTTTCAAGGTGGCCGATAAGTCCGAGTTGCCGCACAAGGTGTGGGGCGATTGCATCAAGTGCGTCAAGTTCCCCGATTGCGACGAGATCGCGATGATTCTGGAGCTGTAGAGGCCGGGAAAAGGGCGTCGACGATCTGTAGGGGCGAATGATCATTCGCCCCCCCCCTTCATCTTCGCTTTCGCCCCATGCGTCCACATCCCCTCTCCCTCTGGGAGAGGGCCAGGGTGAGGGCGTTGCCAAGGGCAATATATCCGCAGCTGGCAGAACCCTCACCCGCCCTTCGGGCACCCTCTCCCAGAGGGAGAGGGACTAGTGCAAGCCATACTGTACCTACCTGAGGAACCCGCAATAAACGGTTCCCTGTCACCAATTTCCCGAGGCCACAATGGATCTGACACGACACGCCGACGCTGTGGAACGCCTGCTCAAGGGGCGCGGGATCGACGGATACGAAATCGCCGTCGCCGGTTCGCGCGACCTCGCCATAGAGGTGAAACAGGGGAAGGTGGACGCCTTCCGCGTGGCCGAGCCGCTGGGCGTTTCGCTCAGGCTCCTGGTGGGGCAAGGCATGGGCTTCTCCTATTCGACGGCCCTCGACGATGCCTCCCTGGAAGGGATGGTGGAAGGGGCACTGGTCGCGGCCCGGGTGCAGACCCCGGACGAGCATTTCACCTTTGCCGAAGCGGCCGCGTCCTATCCCGACACCCCCTGGCTGTACGATCCGGCTCTTCCTGCCGCCGACGAGTCCCTCAAGGTGGCGCGCGCACTGGAACTGGAGCGCCTGGTGCTCGCGGTCGATCCCCGGGTGAAACGGGTGCGCAAATGCAGCTACGGCGAGTGCGTCTACCACTCCCTGGTCCGCAACTCTCTGGGGCTGGAAGCGGCCTACAGCGGCACCTACAACACCTGCAGCGTATCGGCGGTGGCGGAGGCCGACGGCGACGCCCAGACCGGCTGGGACTACGCCTTCTCTCCCGCCTTCGCCGGTATCGATCTGGAGACGGTGGCGGCCGGCGCCGGACGCAAGGCGACCGGGCTTCTCGGTGCCCGCACGCTGGCGACCATGCGCTGCCCGGCGGTCCTCGACAACCGGGTCGCCGCCGACCTCGTCGACGTGCTCTCCGGCTCCTTCCTCGCTGAAAACGTGCACAAGGGGAAGTCGCTTCTTGCGGGCAGGGTAGGGGAGCGGCTTTTCTCGGATGTCGTCTCGATGCGCGACAACGGCCTGCTCCCCGGCGGCATGGGGAGCGCCCCCAGCGACGGCGAGGGGGTGCCGCAGCGGGACACTGCGCTGGTGACAAAAGGCGTGCTGCAGGGATACCTCTACGACAGCTACTGGGGCAGGCGCCTGGGGGCCCGCTCCACCGGCAACGCGGTGCGCGGCGGCATCAAGAGCCCGCCCAGGGCGGGGGCGCACAACCTTCATATCGAGCCGGGCACGGCCGATCTCGCTCAACTGCTGGCTGGGGTGCGCAAAGGGGTGCTCATCACCGAGGTGATGGGTATGCACACGGCAAACCCGATCTCGGGAGACTTCTCCGTTGGAGCTGCCGGTTTTTACGTGGAAGAGGGAGAGGTGAGGTACCCGGTCAAGGGGCTGGCCCTGGCGGGTAACCTGCTGGATATGTTCGGGAGGGTGGACCAGGTCGGCAGCGACCTGCGTTTCTTCGGCTCGGCCGGATCCCCCTCACTGAGGATCGCCGAACTCGACGTCAGCGGAACCTAGGACCGCCCCGGGCGGGTGCGGTCCTTTCTGCAGTTTTGACTTTTCTCAGGGCTCCGCGTGCAGGATCTCGATCAGCCTGCGCACGAACGGGCTCACCACCGCGTAGCGTACCTCCACGCCGTCGCGGGTCCCTTCGATGATCCCCTTGTTCTTCAACAACGCCAGGTGCTGCGACACGGTCGCCTGGGGGAGCCCAAGGCACTCCCAGATGTGCTTCACGTTGCATTCCTGGGTGCAGAGTCCTGCCACTATCTTCAGGCGGATCGGGTGCCCGAGCACCTTCAGCATCTCCGCTTCTTTTCCGTAATCTTTGGTCTTGTCGAATGCCAACGTTCTATCCTCCAGTTTGGGCTAAAGATAATCTATATATGCTAATTGCAGTTGTCAACTGAATTACTTTGTTTCCTTCAGGAAGATTTCCTCGCTGAAGTGGCAGGCTGTTCGTTGTCCCGGTACTTTTTCTAGCAGTTCCGGGCGTTTCTCGCTGCACACCGGCTGCGCATAGGGGCAGCGGGGGTGGAAGGGGCAGCCGCTGGGAGGTGCAACCGGCGAGGGGAGTTCACCCTTGGCGATCACGTGTCTGGTCCTCTTCTTCGGATCGATGCTCGGTATCGCCGAGAGAAGCGCCTCCGTGTAGGGGTGCAGCGGGCGGTTCAGCACCTGGTCCCGGCTGCCGGTTTCCACGATCCGGCCGAGATACATGATCGCCACCCGGTCGCTTAGGTGCCGGAGCACGGAAAGGTCGTGGGTGATGAACAAAAAGGAGAGCCCCAGGTCCTTTTTCACGTCCTGCAGCAGGTTGATGATCTGGGCCTGGATGGAAAGGTCCAGGGCGGAAACCGGTTCATCGGCGATGATGAGCTTGGGCGAGACGGCCAGGGCGCGCGCGATGCCGATCCGCTGGCGCTGACCGCCGGAGAACTCGTGCGGGAAGCGCATCATGTGCTCGGGGGAAAGCCCCACCCGCTTGAGCAGTTCCGCCACCCGGTCCCGACGGTCCGCGGCGTTGCCGATGCGGTGGATCTCCAGGGGCTCGCCGAGGATCTCGGCGACCCTCATGCGCGGGTTCAGCGAGGAGAACGGGTCCTGGAACACCATCTGCACCTCTTTGCGGTACTGGGCCAGTTCCGTCTTGCTCATCTGGGCCAGCTCGCGTCCGGCGTAGCGGATGCTTCCCGAGGTGGGTGGGGTGAGGCCGGTCAAAAGCCTCGCCACGGTGGATTTGCCGCACCCGGACTCGCCGGCAAGGCCCAGTGTCTCGCCCGGGTAGAGCTCGAGATCGATGCCGGCCACGGCGGTTAGGATCCGCTTCTCCGCGAACATCCCCCCGCGCACGGGGTACTGCTTCACCAGGTTTTCAGCGGTCAGAAGCGGCGTCATGATACCTTCCGGCAGCGCACCAGGTGTCCCGGCGCCACCTTCCTCATTGCGATGGTTTCTCTGGTGCAGCCCTCGTCACCGATGGGGCAGCGTTCCTTGAATGGGCAGCCGGCCAGGTCGCCGCGCAGGTCGGGCACGCCCCCTGCGAAGGTGGCGAGCTTTTCGCCCGGCTTTCCGAACTCCGGCAGCGAGGCGAGCAGTCCCTTGGTGTAGGGGTGCAGCGGGTTGGCGAAGAGCTCCGCGGTGGGAGCGCTCTCGACGATCTCGCCGGCGTACATGATGGCGGTGCGGTGGGCGCGCTCGGCGACGATCCCGAGGTTGTGGGTGATGAGGATCAGCCCCATGCGGTTTTGCGCCATGAGCCGGTCCAAAAGCTCTAGTATCTGTGCCTGTATGGTCACGTCCAGCGCCGTGGTCGGCTCGTCGGCGATGACGAGTTCCGGGCCGCAGGAGAGCGCCATGGCGATCATGACGCGCTGGCGCATTCCGCCGGAGAGCTGGTGCGGGTAGTCCTTGACCCGGTCTTTGGCGGCGGGGATGCCCACCTGGGTCAAAAGCTCGATCGCCTCGCGCTCCGCCTGCTGCGCGGACAGGCCGCGGTGGATCCTGAGCCCCTCGGCCACCTGGTACCCAACTGTGAAGACAGGGTTCAGCGAGGTCATCGGGTCCTGGAACACCATGGCGATCCGGTTCCCCCTGATCTCGCGCATCCGCTCCTCGGAGAGAGCCAGCAGGTCCTCCCCCTTGAAGCGTATGGAGCCGGAGACGATGTGCCCCGGCGGGGGGACCAGCCTCAGCACGGACGCCGCGGTGATGCTCTTGCCGCAGCCTGACTCGCCCACCAGGGCCAGCGTCTCGCCCGGCTCGACGCTCAGGTCCACGCCGCGCACGGCTTTCAGTACGCCGCTTTTCAGGCGAAATTCGGTGCGCAGTCCTGTGATTTCTAGAAGTGCCGGCACAAGGGCTCCCGGTGCCCCCAAGGGACACAAAAACGGCGCGGACCGGCTCTGCCGGCCGCGCTGCAAAGTTTTATCTTATACCATTATTCGGATTACTGAGCAACGCAGGAGTGAGCCGCACTGTCTCCCTTGGGGGGGGAGGGGACCACGTGCAGCCCCGGGAATTCCTCGCGCTGCGGCAGGAAGTTCGGTGTTTTCAGCAGCTTGATGAAGATGGGGACCAGTTCGGGGTCGAACTGGGTGCCGGCGTTTTCGGCCAGCTCCTGGATCGCCACCTCGAGCTTGAGCGCCTTGCGGTAGGGGCGGTCCGAGGTCATGGCGTCGAAGCTGTCGGCGATGGCCAGGATGCGGGACTCCAGGAGTAGTTCCTGGCCGATCAGGCGGTTGGGATACCCCTTGCCGTCGTAACGCTCGTGGTGCTGACCGATGCACAGGCGCACGTCGTGCAGGAACTCGATCGGCTCCAGGATCTTCATGCCGATGGTGGGGTGCTGCTGCAGTTCGGCCACGTCGTCCCTGGTAAGGGTTTCCTC
It encodes the following:
- the recN gene encoding DNA repair protein RecN, which codes for MLRELQITNLAIIDKLHVEFSPGLNILTGETGAGKSIIIDAVNLILGGRGSADLIRSGAKEASVEAVFDLSGRGALLEALATAGIECDGELLVRRVVAPGGKSRVFIGGGLATTSLLSEICRNLINIYGQHDAQSLLKTEQHLLLLDGYSGALPLRAEFAARYEQCQAAKHELQALEAGEREAARRLDLLSFQSNEIAEAKLAPGEEEELAEDRTRLAHSEKLMGASQGAFDALYGGEATLLGSLAGIIAGVADAGRIDPALVPVTEALEAAYAQLEDASLTLRDYAARVESDPARLEEIEDRLDAIGRLKKKYGASIEEILEYQRQVDQELSVLSDIEGTRSGLQARIAQLEQELATLGAKLSETRQDGAERLKEGMERELSELAMKHAVFETSFEKSAEAKSYGFERAEFLFSPNPGEPPKPLAKIASGGELSRLMLALKQLHPDSEVPTLIFDEVDTGIGGATSALVGEKLKRVAREQQVLAITHLPQVAAFADQHLKVEKKVADGRTATGVELLEGEGRVAEVARMLSGARVTEKTLEHARELIQEAVR
- a CDS encoding ArsR/SmtB family transcription factor yields the protein MAFDKTKDYGKEAEMLKVLGHPIRLKIVAGLCTQECNVKHIWECLGLPQATVSQHLALLKNKGIIEGTRDGVEVRYAVVSPFVRRLIEILHAEP
- a CDS encoding ABC transporter ATP-binding protein encodes the protein MPALLEITGLRTEFRLKSGVLKAVRGVDLSVEPGETLALVGESGCGKSITAASVLRLVPPPGHIVSGSIRFKGEDLLALSEERMREIRGNRIAMVFQDPMTSLNPVFTVGYQVAEGLRIHRGLSAQQAEREAIELLTQVGIPAAKDRVKDYPHQLSGGMRQRVMIAMALSCGPELVIADEPTTALDVTIQAQILELLDRLMAQNRMGLILITHNLGIVAERAHRTAIMYAGEIVESAPTAELFANPLHPYTKGLLASLPEFGKPGEKLATFAGGVPDLRGDLAGCPFKERCPIGDEGCTRETIAMRKVAPGHLVRCRKVS
- a CDS encoding TldD/PmbA family protein; this encodes MDLTRHADAVERLLKGRGIDGYEIAVAGSRDLAIEVKQGKVDAFRVAEPLGVSLRLLVGQGMGFSYSTALDDASLEGMVEGALVAARVQTPDEHFTFAEAAASYPDTPWLYDPALPAADESLKVARALELERLVLAVDPRVKRVRKCSYGECVYHSLVRNSLGLEAAYSGTYNTCSVSAVAEADGDAQTGWDYAFSPAFAGIDLETVAAGAGRKATGLLGARTLATMRCPAVLDNRVAADLVDVLSGSFLAENVHKGKSLLAGRVGERLFSDVVSMRDNGLLPGGMGSAPSDGEGVPQRDTALVTKGVLQGYLYDSYWGRRLGARSTGNAVRGGIKSPPRAGAHNLHIEPGTADLAQLLAGVRKGVLITEVMGMHTANPISGDFSVGAAGFYVEEGEVRYPVKGLALAGNLLDMFGRVDQVGSDLRFFGSAGSPSLRIAELDVSGT
- a CDS encoding glycogen/starch/alpha-glucan phosphorylase, whose translation is MTEEQIGVNEELDEQMLIIKSFLEHLEYTLGKDKYSATAYDRFNALAYAVRDHLVERWLDTQQAYYNSDNKRVYYMSMEFLMGRTLSNSLINLGLWEDFKDAITSLGNDFDQIVNEEQDAGLGNGGLGRLAACFLDSMATMSIPAYGYGIRYEYGIFRQHIIDGAQVEIPDNWLRYRNPWELDRQEHLHTVKFYGRVISTFDANGKLVREWVDTDDVMAMAYDTPIPGYQTHSVNTLRLWSAKSSREFDLKFFNEGNYIRAVEKKMQSETISKVLYPADNVVEGKELRFKQEYFLASATVHDVIYRFKKKHQDMRLLPDKVAIQLNDTHPTLAIPELMRVLIDVQGVEWEEAWEITKKTFAYTNHTILPEALEQWPVWFFEQILPRHLQIIYEINERFLKEIRERFPDEPDRLSRMSIVEEHWERKIRMAHLAIVGSHSVNGVAALHTEILKNELFRDFYEMYPERFNNKTNGITQRRWLKMSNPTLSALIDEYIGGAWTTNLYELEKLSAIASDPEFIGRWRQVKHGNKESLCRYIKQHNDLDVDPDSLFDVQVKRLHEYKRQLLNVLHIVTLFNRIKDNPAAKVVPRTFIFAGKAAPAYAAAKLIIRLINAVAAVVNHDPDVAGRIKVVFLANYSVSLAEKIFPASDLSEQISTAGTEASGTGNMKFALNGALTIGTLDGANIEIMEEVGRDNIFIFGMTAAEVSQLRARGYNPREYYNGNRELKRVLDMIASGFFSPWAPELFTPLTDSLLNLGDHYMLLADYASYVACHEKVAELFKNPEEWARRAILNCAGMGKFSSDRTIDQYAREIWGIKPVDILPGAVELQRH
- a CDS encoding N-acetyltransferase; the encoded protein is MIRKARIGDVKDIQKLLTNFASRGEMLSRSLSELYEALRDFYVFEEDGQLLGTSALHIVWDDLAEVRSVAVAESAGRRGIGSQVVGACIEEARALGLKKLFCLTYKPDFFAKFGFKVADKSELPHKVWGDCIKCVKFPDCDEIAMILEL
- a CDS encoding NAD(+)/NADH kinase codes for the protein MKKIAIFAKVHDPRCLGVAEELIEWLAARGVTAHVEEHLSRRLRRTTLAESSESSEIARDADLVVVLGGDGTLIAAARLIGECDVPILAVNLGSLGFLTEITLDELYPSMERCLAGDFETTERMMLLASVERAGEVVELHRVLNDVVINKGALARIIDMETSVTGRYLTTFKADGLIISTPTGSTGYSLSANGPILHPELECISITPICPHTLTNRPLVVDAQAQIAIKLNYAPDESVFLTLDGQVGMKLLSGDVVQIRKAPHVTRLIQSRSKDYFEVLRTKLKWGER
- a CDS encoding ABC transporter ATP-binding protein, coding for MTPLLTAENLVKQYPVRGGMFAEKRILTAVAGIDLELYPGETLGLAGESGCGKSTVARLLTGLTPPTSGSIRYAGRELAQMSKTELAQYRKEVQMVFQDPFSSLNPRMRVAEILGEPLEIHRIGNAADRRDRVAELLKRVGLSPEHMMRFPHEFSGGQRQRIGIARALAVSPKLIIADEPVSALDLSIQAQIINLLQDVKKDLGLSFLFITHDLSVLRHLSDRVAIMYLGRIVETGSRDQVLNRPLHPYTEALLSAIPSIDPKKRTRHVIAKGELPSPVAPPSGCPFHPRCPYAQPVCSEKRPELLEKVPGQRTACHFSEEIFLKETK